Below is a genomic region from Desulfobacter sp..
CGGCACGCCTAATGGAGGACTAATTTTTGATGGTATCGGCAGGCCGAACCTGCAATCCCATCCCCTATGCCCCAGTCTCGAACAAGAGGTATTAACCCTGGATGAGGTGATGCAAAATCATATCGAAAATGTTCTCTTGTTGTGTAACAACAGAATCAATGGCCCAAATGGGGCTGCCTGCCGTTTGGGTGTAAACCCCAGTACACTCAGGCACCGCATGCGTAAACTTGGCATCAGGTTTGGAAAAAAAAGAGAAAAAGTACCCTGAACCCGGCCGTAACGGCAAGGCCTTCCGGGCTTCCCCAAAAAACAGAGCCTAATATCAACTCTTTACCAGGAGAATTCTAATCCACCACACCCGTACCAAGGCAAGGCAGGGCCATGGCCTTTTGCAGTTCCTGGGCCGAGGCATTGCCCCCGCTCATCTGGACGGCCACCTTTTTACCCCCCAGCTGCTCCCGGATCTTAATGGCTGCCCGCAAGCATGCTCCGCCAGCGCCTTCGGCCAGATTTCTGGTATGGTGGGCGGCAAGGGCAATGCCCTGGTAAAGTTCTTCTTCGGTGAGCAGGACAAAATCTTCCAGCCCCTCTTTGTAGAGTGAAAAGGGCAGTTCATAGGCGATGCCGGTGGCCACACCCCCGGCAAAGGTGGTATTGGGGGCCTCAACAATTTTTTGATGGGTCCAGGATTGATAGGCAGCGCTTGCAGCCGCAGCCTGAACCCCGACAATTTTAATGTCAGGACGGATCTGTTTGAGCACGGTCATGGCGGCGGCCGCCTCACTGCCCGCACCAATGGGAATGATCATCACATCCAGATCCGGCACCTTTTCAAGGATTTCCAAAAATTCCGTGGCCACCCCGTTGATGATATGGGGCTCGTTGGCAGGATGAACAAAATACAGACCCTGCTCTTCCACAAGCTCAGCCACCCGCCGGCCGGCAGCCTCAAAATCCTTTCCATGCTCAATGAGTGTTGCCCCGGCATCTTTGATGCTCCGGACTTTCAAGGGATTTGAATTTTCCGGCACCACCACAATGGATTCAAGGCCAAACTCTCTGGCAGAGGCGGCAACCGAGGTGCCGTGATTTCCCGTGGAATAGGTGACCACCCCTTTAACCCCTTTTTGGGCCAGTGCATGCATGAGATGAAGCCCCCCTCTGATTTTAAAGCTGCCTGTGGGGTTATGGTTCTCATGCTTCACAAAAATCGTACCCCCCACAAGGCGATCAAGGGTGGGATAATGAATCAAAGGCGCGGGACTGAGCAAGGGCTTTAAAATACCTTGGGCGCCAATGGCCCTGGATAAAGAGATGGAATCATGACTCATTTTTGCTCTCCTTTTTCATCAATGGTTTGTATCCTCAGGTCATTTTTCATACCCTACCCCAAGAAACGCCCCTGGAACAGATACAGTCATTCAAAATTTTAAGCATAACAGTTTAGCAAGAAACCAAGCAGCCGTGCCCATGTATTGTCCCCAGGGTTGCCCGCCCCTGATCCACCATCAAAATACCATCTTCTTCGTTGCCTGGGTTTGCTCCTCCCTTCGGAGTATGACTTATACACCTCACTCGTCGCTCGCTTGGCGCCTAAAATATGGTACCTTGCTGATGGCCAGGAAAGCACAGAACATCCCAATATTTAAACAAATATGAAATTAGGCGGTGGATTTGGGCCGCTTACGCCCATTGCATTTGCAGGCAAAACTATATACCCTTAACGCCATTGTCCCTTTAACCGGTTTGATTGATCTTTGTATGGAAAAGAATAAAAAAACCATAAGGCCCTATATTGTGGATGTGGAAGCCTCGGGATTCGGCAGTCAATCCTACCCCATTGAAATCGGCCTGGCTTTAGGGCCGGACACACGGTATTGCAGCCTGATTATTCCCTCTCCCCAATGGACCCACTGGGACAAGGCTGCGGAAAAAACCCATGCCATCTCCAGAGACCTTCTGGCCCGGTTCTGTTGCAAAAAATATTTCCAGGACAAAGAGATCGTTCAGGCGTAAAATTTACGCAGCATAAGAAAACAGATTTTCGACGAATTCTTTCTGCTTTAAAATTTCTCCCTTCCTGATATTTTTAACTTGTCCTTTTCTGATCATGTTCATAATTTCATAGCCTTTTAGCGTCCGCCAGGCAGAATGAAATGTCTTGAACCCCATACCAGCTCTGACAAGCTTTTTGATAAACCGGTGGTCTTGCTCAATAATATTGTTCAGATATTTATTCTGTCTTAGGATACAGTCCTTATTCAGAAGCTTTTTTTCTTTCAAAGCCTTTACTGCCGGAGGATAGGGCGCATTCCCATTTTCCCGGTTATACCGCTGGCACTGGATTGTGCATGTTTGCCATCTGCTTCAGGCAGTTCCAACGCCCTGCTTTATAAAATGATCGCAGCATAATCATTTTTTCTGCATTCTCCCGATACCAAAAGATGCATGGACCTTTAAGACGTAAATTCACGACTCTCCGAATCGAACTTTCAATAGCACCGCTGCCAATAGGTAAGTTCAACGCTTTTACAGTTGAGAAATTAAGCCTCAGTTCATTGCGCACAAAATAATCCCGTTCCGTCTTGATAGCCTTACTGTTTCTGCCTCTACAAAGCTTCTGGACGGCCTGTACCACCTCAATCGCCTTTCCCTTCAGCAGAAGACCTCGCTGCTTCGATACCCAGCGTTTGCGTTCCTTGGATGACCAGGTCTTCCTTAAGCCTGCTACTGTACCCAGATGCTCAACTGCATGGTAGAAATCGAGAAGTTCATACACACGCTCAGGAGCCAAACCCAATGCTTTTAGCAGTCCGGGGATTCGATTCCAAATCCAATGTGCCCCATCTGCAACAAACAGTATTTTGTCTGAGTTCTGAATATGAAGGGAGTTCAAATAACCCTTTAACAAGTGGAATACACCATCCGGTCCATTGAAACAGCCATCAATAAATGGTGAAAAGCTTTTTTCTTGTTTTCCATGGGCGTCCACTACATAAATGATCAAAAGCTTGGGTTCTCGCCATGCCCCACGAAATCGGGTTCTATCCTTTTGGGTTTTTGGTCCCCTTTTCTTCTCTCTGAGCCGAGTGCGGCCACCATCAGTGCTGATAACGACTCGCCGCCCTTCAAGTAAATCTCCATCATTTAATGGGATTCGGCCCGCTTGTTGTTCGGCTCGAGCCCGCTCTGCGTACCGATAGGTCAGTTTACGGATGACCTTTATACCCAACGTCATCCCACGGTCACAAAGCACTTGACGGACTTCTTCAAAAGAACTTAATAAGGCTGACCAAGAACTCACCATAGAAGCCAAAGCAGGCGAGCAGCGATCATGGATTCCAAGAAGGATTAAACCAGCGTATGCACCTTTATATCTTTTTCCTTTTCGGCGGTCACAGGACCTTCGATAGTATCGAACATGAATATCAACCGAACTATCTGTACAAAGCTGAATCCAAACTGTCTCAAGCCCTTCGCTTTTCATCCGTCCCGGCCAATTGGACATCAATTCTTTTTCTTGGTCGACCTGTTCAGAGGAATCTACTGAGGCCTGGATCTTTTTTTTAAAAAAAAGGCGCTTATCCGATTTGTATACTCAAGGATTTCCTGCTCCATCTGTTCTAATTCGTTAGCGTTACGAACCAAGCGATTTGGATCTTCTTCCAGTTTTTTGAGGCATGCAAGGACTTCATCAACAGTATTACAATCTTCAGCTTTCTTCATTAGCACAATCCATTTATGTTCATTTCAGCGTAACAGAGGATATCATTCTTTTTGCTCTAAAAGACAGGCCTTTTTAAAACCGGGAAAATAGGAATGCGCCCGGAGGATATGCAGAATTTCCGTCAACACTCAGAACCCGAGGTCTGGAGCTATTGGAAGCTCGCAGCATCTTTTTAAAAAATCGTTTGGCAGATTCCATATTACGTCTGCTGCGAAGAAGAAAATCGATGGTATTTCCACGGGAATCGACCGCTCGGTAAAGATACTTCATTTTCCCCCGCACCTTGATATATGTTTCATCAATACGGTAAGAATCATTTGATTGCCGCAGATACTTCCTGCTTCGCTTTTCCATTTCAGGAGCATAGCGCTGAACCCATCGGTAAATGGTACTGTGATCCACAGACAAGCCCCGTTCTTGCATCATCTCTTCCAGATTCCTGTAACTCAGTTGATATCTCAGATACCAGCGAACATTCAACAGGATGATTTCTTTTTCATAATGACGCCACTTGAAAGGGTTTTCATTTTTCATACTATCTCTCTGCAAACAAATTAGTGCCAAAACGGACTTGTATCAGACATTAATAATTTTTTGCAACAGAACCGGGATAACCGTCCTGACCCATGGTTGCCAGCACCCCTTCTTTTCCTGAATTTAAAATATCAATCACCTCTTGGCCGGAGATTTTTTTATCTTTTCGTCTCATCTTCCTGAACATGGATTTTCCTTTCTGCCTGGTTTAATTGGACACTTTAGCAAGCGCCTATCATACCAGGGAATGGGTTCGGTTAAAAGAGAGACAACCCCATGTTTCCCTGTTTTTTTTCTTGGGGCTGTGCTATTTTTTTATAAATTCTTTTACCTAATTCATTGGGAGATAAACATGACCAGACAAACATTGATTATCATCGGCATCTGCACCCTGGTTGCCACGACATTGGGATTTTCCGGACAGGGCAGAGAAATCATGACCCTGGACGGAGGAAAAACCGGTTCAGTTGAATTCAAGCACCACCTTCACCAGAGTGTTGTCGGCGACTGCCAGGTCTGCCATTCAAGTTTTCCCCAGAAAGAAGGGGCCCTTGCAGCGGCCAAGGAGGCTAGCAAACTGAAAAAAAAGCAGGTCATGAACAAAACCTGCATCAAATGCCACAGGGCCGAGAAAAAAGCCGAAAACGCATCAGGACCTGTCTCGTGCAAGGCCTGCCATAAAAGATAGAATGCAAATCATCCTTTCGCCTGCCAAGACCATGGCAGCAGGCCCAAACCAAGGTCTGGGCCCGGACAGATGGCCCAAGGACCCGGGTCTTGACATACCGGAATTTGACCAGGAGGCAAGGGCGTTGATCCAGGCCCTTTCCCCCATGGATACGGCCTCCCTTAAAAAATGTTTCAAGATCAGTGATGGGCTGGCCCTGAAAACCAAAGCCCTGATTCAAGGGTTTGAAAACGCCCGTTCCGGCCCTGCCCTTTTTCTCTTCCAGGGAGAGGCCTTTAAAAGCCTTGGACCCCAGGACTTTACCCATGAAGCGCTTGGGTTTGCCAACACCCATTTAAAAATTTTTTCAGGGCTTTACGGGGTGGTCTCCCCCCTGGACCGGATCAAGCCCTACCGCCTGGATTTCAACACCCCCCTTAAAATTAACGGCCAGGGGCTTAAAATTTTTTGGAAAAAAAAGCTGATTCCCTGGTTTGAAGCCTTGCTCGAACCAAACGAGCCCATCGTAAATCTGGCCTCGGACGAGTACAGCAGCATCCTGAACTCCAAAGAACTGAAAAAAAGGATGATCTCGTTCCAGTTCAGGGAACAGACCGAAAAAAAACTGAAAAACATCCCGGTCCAGGCCAAACAGGCCAGGGGATATTTTGCAAGGTATATGATCCAGCAGAGAATCACCCGGCCCGGAAAGATGAAAAAAATTGCCATTGAAGGATATGCATATGAAGAACGCCTCTCTTCAGAAAATGAATGGTTTTTCATCCGCTGACCTTTGGCTGGTGATTCGTTTGTCCTGATCGTTTATGACCCTCTTTATTTATTTGACAAATCCGTTTTTTCATCTAGAATATCTTCCAAACATAAAATAAACAGGAGCATTCAATGAAAATTTTAACCCTTCAGGGCAGTGGACGAAAAAAAGGCAATACAGCAAAAGCGCTTGATTTTGCAGAACAGGAACTGATCAGCCTGGACCATGAGGTGGAATCCGTATACCTGAGTGACAAGTCTCTTAAGGGTTGCCTGGGATGTGCTGCCTGCAAAAAAAAACCATATGAAATCGGCTGTGTTCAAAAAGACGATATCCCGGAAATTCTTGAAAAAATGGTGAATGCCCAGGCCGTGATCTTTGCCTCTCCCCTTTATTTTTGGGGGGTGAATGCCCAGCTCAAGGCCGTTATTGACCGGACCTACAGTTTGTACACCCTTTACCATGAACCCGGCCATGCCTCCCTGGTCGAGGGACAGCGCCAGGCCCTGTTAATGACAGGGGCAGGCCCCTGGGACAACAATGCAGAGGCGGCCTTTACCGCATTTTCCAGAATCCAGAATCCCCACAAAGCCGTCTTCGCCGGAGAATTGTTCATTGGCGGCTGCACCACCCCGGATCAAATGGATGACGCCATCAAGACAAGGGTCATTGAATTTGCCAGAAAACTTGTTGAATAAAGGGTACCTCTGATAATCAGGATTTTGGTTTGAGTTATAGGCGCAGGTAAATTTTAACCAGATGAATATATTGAATATTTCGAGGATTCAAATTTGCCTGCAACAAAGAAACAGCGCCAAAAGACAATTAATAGAAGTGGCCTAAAATACGAATCACCTGAATATAAACAAAGGTGACGGTACTCTGCCGGAATGCCGGCATAGACGACCAAGGAGAGACCTCTATGAAACATTTAAAGCTTAACTTATTGATCCTTGCACTCATCACCCTGATCTGGACACCTGCACATGCAGATTCATTTTCCAACACCATTTCAGTCTTTAAAAAATCAGATGCGGTTCAGCCTTTTTTAAAAAACTGCTATGGATATGCCGTGTTCCCCACTGTGGGCAAAGGCGGAATCGTGGTCGGGGGATCCTTTGGCAAGGGCAGAGTTTATAAACACGGCACCCTGACCGGAACGGTTATGATGTCCAAACTCAGCATTGGATTCCAGCTGGGCGGCCAGGCCTTTTCCCAGATCATTTTTTTCCAGGACCAAAGATCATATACGGAATTTATCTCCGGAGATTTCGAGTTTGATGCTTCGGTCTCTGCCGTGGCCATTACCGCAGGGGTCCAGGCCAAGGCCGGAACCGAAGGCGGAACTGCCGGGGCCAGTGCCGGTCCTGCAACCGGGGTCCAGGCAGACATCAACTATTTTAAGGGTATGGCCGTGTTTGTCCATGCCAAGGGCGGACTCATGTACGAGGCGTCCATTGGGGGACAAAAATTTGATTTCACCCCATTGAACCCATAATCGGAGAGATGAAGCAAGTTCTATTTCTGACCTTGCTCTTTTTCCTGCTAATGCCCTCCGGGGCCATGGCAGCAGAGTGCTCCACGCCTGAAGCAGATGCCCAAAGCAGCCCTTCAGACCTTGGAGAAAAAATAGACACCTTTCACCAAAAGGTGTCAAAAACCATTATCAGTTCGGCCCTTTATTTTGATGATTTTTTTTCAGATGAACGATTTCTTCTGGAGGACAACCAGACCCGGCTGATGATCCGGCCGGCCATTGGGTATGAAAAAAACAAAGACCTGGAAACCAGGTTAAGAATCTCGTTGAGACTGAAGCTGCCCAAGGCCGAAACCAGGTTCAGCCTTTTGTTCACCAGTAATATTGATGATGAGAACGACTGGAACAGATCTGCCCTTGACATCCCATTGGAAGGGTATGAACAGGACCGAAACAACAAATTTCACGGTGCCCTTCAATACATTTACCGGGCCACCAAAAGGCATAACCTCAGATTCAGCGGCGGGGTCAGGGTTTCCACCCGGCTCCAGATCTACACAAGCGACAGGTATCGATTTTTCCGGCCCATGGAAAACTGGGACTTTCGCCTGATCCAGCGGGCCCGGTGGTATTCAAGGGACAAGTGGGAGCTCAGATCAACTCTTGACTTTGACCGGGAATTTTCCAAAAAATATCTTTTCCGCCTGTCCACGGACTGGGACTGGTATGAAAAAGAAGATAACAGCCCCACCTATGGGGTGAGCACCTCCCTTCACCAGTTTTTAAGCCCCAAGCGGGCAATACGATACGAGTGGGCCACGGGATTTGAATCCCGGCCCTGCCACCGGGTAACCAGCACGGTATTGAGCATGAGCTACAGACAGCGGATATGGCGGGACTGGTTGTTATATGAAATAACCCCCCAGATTGCCTTTCCCCGAGATGAAGACTTTCATTTCACCCCTGGCATTTCCCTTCAATTTGAAATAGAATTCGGCTATGTAAAGAAAAACAAGGATATAAGGGAATGAATGAGAACCTGATCTACATACTTGTATTTCATGTAGGTACCATTGTGGTTGATATCCTTGTGCTCAGTGCTCTTGGGCATATGGTCTACCAGCGAAGAGAACCCACCAGCATGATTGCATGGCTTTTGGCCATTATTCTCCTGCCCTATATTGCGGTGCCACTCTACTTTATTTTCCGAAGCAGAAAATTAAAAAGAAAGAAAAAATCCAAGGTGATGCTGGCCTGCAGGCAGGAAGTGCCAAAAGAAGACGCAGCCCAGATTGATCTGATTCTGAGGAACAACGGCATTGCAGGGGCCACTCTTGGCAATACCTTTGAATTTTATCCGGACGGGGTAGAGGCGCACCAGGCGCTCATGGAGCATATCCGGTCTGCCAAAAAAAATATCCTGATATCCACCTATGTGTTCAGCTCCGATGATGTGGCCCGGTCCATTATATTTGCCCTGACCCAGAAAGCCAAAACCGGGGTGGATGTTCGTTTGCTCATTGACAGCATCGGCTCTCTTCCCCTTTACCTATTCCAATGTCCCTTAAAAAAACTCAAACAGGCCGGGGGAAAGGTGGCCTTTTACATGCCCCTGCTGGCCAGGCCGTTCCAGAACTATATCAACCTAAGAAACCATAGAAAAATATTTTTGTTTGACGATACCCGGGTCATGGCAGGGGGAATGAACCTGTCCAGGGAATATATGGGACCTGTCCCCTGCAAGGACCGGTGGATCGACATTCTATTTGAGATCCAGGGACCAGCGGTATTCCATTACCGGGAAATTTTCACCCAGGACTGGAACCACACCTCGTCTGCGACCCTGGAAATGCCAAAACTAATGCCCGACCCGGCCGGTGACACCGGCATCCAGGTGGTACCCTCCGGCCCGGACATTGCCAGTGACGCCCTTTATGAAGCCCTGCTCTCGGCCATTTTCTCGGCCAGGGAACGGATCTGGATTGTCACCCCCTATTTTGTACCGGACAAAAGCCTGCTCCAGGCCCTGATCATTGCCAGACACCGGGGGGTGGATGTCAAACTCATCACCCCGGCCAACTCCAACCATTTGATTGCCGACTTAGGCCGGTCGTCCTTTATGCGGGACCTGGATGCCAGCGGTATTGAAGTCCATTTATTTCAGGACGGGATGATCCATGCCAAGGCCATTTTAGTGGACAAACGGGGGGTGATGATGGGATCGGCCAATATTGACCAGCGAAGCCTGTTTTTAAACTATGAGGCCGTAAGTTTCATCTACTCCCCCCAGGCCATCCTAAGCTGCGAAAAATGGATGAAACAGCTGCTGACAAGGTGCCGGGGAACAATGGTTCAGGCCGGCCGATGGCGTCGGGCCGGCGAAAACCTCATGCGAATATTCGCCCCCCTGTTATAAGATGCTGATCCCTGCCTCTCCCCTGGTTCAGTCCCCGGTATTTTTTGAAAATACCGTTATTCCGGAACAATTTTCTCTTCTCTGCTGGAATGTTCACAAGGAAAATTTAAAACCTGAATTCATTGACCAGATTCTAGAGTGGAAATCCCTTCATGGCCTGAATCTTATCCTGCTTCAGGAGGCCCGGTTTTCCGATGCCCTCATCTCCGTTGCAGGGTTTCCCTATGTGGCAGCTGCCAATCTCCGTCTGCCCGTCCATTACTCCGGGGTGATCACGGCAGCCAATGCAGATCCCCACAAAAGCAGCTTCCACATGACCCATGCCAAGGAGCCTTTGATTTTTACTCCGAAAAACGCCTTGATCACCATTTACCGGTTCAAAGACAAAGAAACCCTGATGGTGGTGAACCTTCACGCCATTAATTTCAGGTCCCTGGCCTGGTACCAATGGGAACTTGCAAGGTTGTTCGACCTGCTCCGGGCCTATGAGGGGGCCATTGTCTTGGCTGGGGACTTTAACTGCTGGCGGCGGTCCAGAAAAAAAGTCTTGGACCATTTTACAGATCTTTTAGGCCTCACCTACGGGATCCCTGAAAACGAACACCACATCAAACAATGGTTTGGGTTTCTTCTGGACCGGATCTATTACCGGGGCATCACCCTCAAATCCATCCAGGCAGTAAACTGTAAAACCCTGTCCGACCACAACCCCATCATTGCCCAGTTTAAAAGGGCTTAAAAAGCACCATCAAAGTTGAGATTCAATGGGCAGCATTCCCAAAAGATCAATGCCCAAGCGCTTGAAAAATGAGGTGTGGGGGTCTCTCAGGTAGACTTTGTTTTTTCCGTCTTCCTGCCGGTGCCAGCGAATCTGATCCGGGCCGGTCTGATTTTGTCTCAGTTCCAGTTCAATGGCAATCTTGTCCACATGGGTATCAAACCACTCCCCCATCCCTCTTCCGATTTCAGGTGAATCCAGAATCAGGCCGATTTCAGTATTTTCAATCACAGACCGGGGATCCAGGTTTAAAGAGCCGATAAACACCTGTTTTCTGTCCAAAACAAAGGATTTAGTGTGCAGGCTGGCTTTGGATGCCCCGAGTTTTCCTTTTTTCTTCTTTTTTTCCTGCCTGGAAATTTTTTTATCCAATTCGTACAATTCAACCCCTGCCCTGAGCAGGGCCTTTCGATAGCGGCTGTAACCGGCATGGACAAGGGAAACATCCGTGGAGGCCAAAGAGTTGGTCAAGACCCTCACCCGGATCCCCCTGCGGCAAATATCAGCCAGATACTCAACCCCCTTTTTCCCCGGCACAAAATAGGGAGAAAAAATAATCAGCTCCTGGTCCACCCGGTCAAAATGGGGTGCCAGCCGGCTGGACAAATGGATATCGGTCCGCTCCCTGGAGGCTGAAATTTTTTCAGGTTCATCATATACGGCAACGGCCTTGCCCCAGAAAAATTCAGCCTGGCCAAGCTTGAGCCGGGAGGCCAGGTCAGATGAGGCCAGGGCCCTGACATAGGCAGATCCTTCATGGTCACGAATAAAGGTTTCCATCTCCTGGCGATAGGTTTCAACGGTCTCCTTGTGGGGTGCTTTTTTAGCCAGTGAGGTGGCAGGATAGGCAAGTTCACTATTCCAATATTTATCAAAGGAAAGGGAGACATCCCGGACCACGGGGCCTATGGCCAGCACATCCAGGTCACTGAATTCAATGTCAGGGTCTGCCTGAAAATACTCATTCCCAATATTTCGTCCCCCCAGAATCGCCGCCTGATTATCGGCAATAAAGGCTTTATTGGGTTCTGTTGCAAAAAATTATTAATGTCTGATACAAGTCCGTTTTGGCACTAATTTGTTTGCAGAGAGATAGTATGAAAAATGAAAACCCTTTCAAGTGGCGTCATTATGAAAAAGAAATCATCCTGTTGAATGTTCGCTGGTATCTGAGATATCAACTGAGTTACAGGAATCTGGAAGAGATGATGCAAGAACGGGGCTTGTCTGTGGATCACAGTACCATTTACCGATGGGTTCAGCGCTATGCTCCTGAAATGGAAAAGCGAAGCAGGAAGTATCTGCGGCAATCAAATGATTCTTACCGTATTGATGAAACATATATCAAGGTGCGGGGGAAAATGAAGTATCTTTACCGAGCGGTC
It encodes:
- a CDS encoding threonine/serine dehydratase — its product is MSHDSISLSRAIGAQGILKPLLSPAPLIHYPTLDRLVGGTIFVKHENHNPTGSFKIRGGLHLMHALAQKGVKGVVTYSTGNHGTSVAASAREFGLESIVVVPENSNPLKVRSIKDAGATLIEHGKDFEAAGRRVAELVEEQGLYFVHPANEPHIINGVATEFLEILEKVPDLDVMIIPIGAGSEAAAAMTVLKQIRPDIKIVGVQAAAASAAYQSWTHQKIVEAPNTTFAGGVATGIAYELPFSLYKEGLEDFVLLTEEELYQGIALAAHHTRNLAEGAGGACLRAAIKIREQLGGKKVAVQMSGGNASAQELQKAMALPCLGTGVVD
- a CDS encoding DDE-type integrase/transposase/recombinase, which produces MKEKKLLNKDCILRQNKYLNNIIEQDHRFIKKLVRAGMGFKTFHSAWRTLKGYEIMNMIRKGQVKNIRKGEILKQKEFVENLFSYAA
- a CDS encoding IS6 family transposase, whose amino-acid sequence is MKNENPFKWRHYEKEIILLNVRWYLRYQLSYRNLEEMMQERGLSVDHSTIYRWVQRYAPEMEKRSRKYLRQSNDSYRIDETYIKVRGKMKYLYRAVDSRGNTIDFLLRSRRNMESAKRFFKKMLRASNSSRPRVLSVDGNSAYPPGAFLFSRF
- a CDS encoding cytochrome c3 family protein, with translation MTRQTLIIIGICTLVATTLGFSGQGREIMTLDGGKTGSVEFKHHLHQSVVGDCQVCHSSFPQKEGALAAAKEASKLKKKQVMNKTCIKCHRAEKKAENASGPVSCKACHKR
- a CDS encoding YaaA family protein, with protein sequence MQIILSPAKTMAAGPNQGLGPDRWPKDPGLDIPEFDQEARALIQALSPMDTASLKKCFKISDGLALKTKALIQGFENARSGPALFLFQGEAFKSLGPQDFTHEALGFANTHLKIFSGLYGVVSPLDRIKPYRLDFNTPLKINGQGLKIFWKKKLIPWFEALLEPNEPIVNLASDEYSSILNSKELKKRMISFQFREQTEKKLKNIPVQAKQARGYFARYMIQQRITRPGKMKKIAIEGYAYEERLSSENEWFFIR
- a CDS encoding flavodoxin family protein, with protein sequence MKILTLQGSGRKKGNTAKALDFAEQELISLDHEVESVYLSDKSLKGCLGCAACKKKPYEIGCVQKDDIPEILEKMVNAQAVIFASPLYFWGVNAQLKAVIDRTYSLYTLYHEPGHASLVEGQRQALLMTGAGPWDNNAEAAFTAFSRIQNPHKAVFAGELFIGGCTTPDQMDDAIKTRVIEFARKLVE
- a CDS encoding PLDc N-terminal domain-containing protein, translating into MNENLIYILVFHVGTIVVDILVLSALGHMVYQRREPTSMIAWLLAIILLPYIAVPLYFIFRSRKLKRKKKSKVMLACRQEVPKEDAAQIDLILRNNGIAGATLGNTFEFYPDGVEAHQALMEHIRSAKKNILISTYVFSSDDVARSIIFALTQKAKTGVDVRLLIDSIGSLPLYLFQCPLKKLKQAGGKVAFYMPLLARPFQNYINLRNHRKIFLFDDTRVMAGGMNLSREYMGPVPCKDRWIDILFEIQGPAVFHYREIFTQDWNHTSSATLEMPKLMPDPAGDTGIQVVPSGPDIASDALYEALLSAIFSARERIWIVTPYFVPDKSLLQALIIARHRGVDVKLITPANSNHLIADLGRSSFMRDLDASGIEVHLFQDGMIHAKAILVDKRGVMMGSANIDQRSLFLNYEAVSFIYSPQAILSCEKWMKQLLTRCRGTMVQAGRWRRAGENLMRIFAPLL
- a CDS encoding endonuclease/exonuclease/phosphatase family protein — translated: MLIPASPLVQSPVFFENTVIPEQFSLLCWNVHKENLKPEFIDQILEWKSLHGLNLILLQEARFSDALISVAGFPYVAAANLRLPVHYSGVITAANADPHKSSFHMTHAKEPLIFTPKNALITIYRFKDKETLMVVNLHAINFRSLAWYQWELARLFDLLRAYEGAIVLAGDFNCWRRSRKKVLDHFTDLLGLTYGIPENEHHIKQWFGFLLDRIYYRGITLKSIQAVNCKTLSDHNPIIAQFKRA